In one Amaranthus tricolor cultivar Red isolate AtriRed21 chromosome 8, ASM2621246v1, whole genome shotgun sequence genomic region, the following are encoded:
- the LOC130820168 gene encoding factor Xa inhibitor BuXI-like, translating into MASLFLKSTTTILLIFLTLSIIAKADRRFVLDSDGKPVFNGGRYYMIPQTIGIGGGLTRTTKDNYTPCPYYVTRDSDETSNGMPLTISSPLKILYLPESSSVSIAFQEMITVCIQSLAWRVVSNDLIGKLYVATGGDSFNYKFSIEKAEGESRNNVYNIRYFNEQSGKDSNIGFFEDGLLGITDDIPLTVIFKKAFDDIEEITSTSS; encoded by the coding sequence ATGGCATCCCTTTTCCTGAAATCAACCACTACAatcttgttgatttttttaactCTTTCTATAATTGCCAAAGCAGACCGCCGCTTTGTGTTAGACAGCGATGGTAAGCCAGTGTTCAATGGTGGGCGATACTACATGATTCCACAAACCATAGGCATTGGTGGTGGCCTAACAAGAACAACTAAAGACAACTACACACCATGCCCTTATTACGTAACCCGAGATAGCGATGAAACCTCGAATGGTATGCCTCTTACCATTTCATCCCCTCTCAAAATATTGTACCTTCCTGAGTCTTCTTCAGTTAGCATTGCGTTCCAAGAAATGATTACTGTTTGTATTCAATCCTTGGCGTGGCGGGTCGTTTCCAACGATTTAATCGGTAAACTTTATGTGGCTACCGGCGGTGATAGCTTTAACTACAAGTTTTCAATTGAGAAAGCTGAGGGAGAGTCAAGGAATAATGTGTATAATATAAGGTATTTTAATGAACAATCAGGTAAAGATAGTAATATTGGGTTTTTTGAGGATGGACTTTTGGGTATTACTGATGATATTCCTCTTACCGTGATATTCAAGAAAGCTTTTGATGATATTGAAGAGATAACCTCCACTTCATCTTGA